Genomic segment of Elusimicrobiota bacterium:
CCCATACAGCAACGGTGTACCGCGGAGTATATCCTACGGTCCAGTTGTCCCGAAAATTTTTTGAAGTACCGGTTTTTACAGCACAATCAAACGGTAAGTTTAATGACGAGAACTCGCCAAACGCTGGTTCCCGTGCGTTATTATCAGATAATATGTCAGTAAGCAAATACGCGGTTTCCGGTTTAAAAACACGGCCCATCTCCTGGCTTGGTTCATTTTTCAGTATCCGCAGTTCTTTAACCCTACCGCCCATAGCTAACGCACAGTATGCCCGTGCAAGCTCGGCTAATGTCACTTCGCCCGTACCTAAACACAGGCCGGGCCCGTAAAACTTTGCATCGTTTTTCAAACTATCGAATCTCGCACGATGTAACACTTCAAGTAACGCTTCGGTCCCGAACATAGCAGCAAGATTGGTGGTAGCAATGTTGTATGAACACGCTAGTGCGGTACGCAACCGTACCGGCCCGTGATATTTTTTATCATAATTCTGGGGATTAAAAAAACTGTTCTCGTTTATTCTAATACTAGAATCTATATCCGAAATAGTATCCGCCGGAGTATTGCCCTGTTCAAACGCCAGGCCGTAGACAAACGGTTTTATTGCTGACCCGGGCTGCCTTAACGCCAACGCACCGTTTACCTGGCCGGAATTAAGTTCATCAAAAAAATCTGATGACCCGACCAGCGCAATGACATCACGCGTGGTATTCTCAACTACTACTACCGCTGCGTTATTGACATTAGCGTTTTTTAAGCGCGCAATATGGTTTTTCACAATAAACTCTGTTTTGTTCTGTATATCACAATCCAGCGTAGTAATAATTTCATCAGGTACAGAGTTTTTGTATTTCTCAAGTACCCAATTACAAAAATGCGGTGCAATAAACTTTTGTTCTTTAAGGTATAACACCAACTTTTCTTTACCTGCGATATTGTATTCCGTCTCAGAAATTTTTTTTGTGCGGTACAACTGTGCAAGCACGTAACGTTGGCGGGTAAAAACAGCATTGCGTTTTTTGTACGGATTAAACAACTTGTTCGACGCAGGAATCGCGCACAAAAACGCGCTTTCCGCTAAAGACAAATCTTTTGCTGGTTTACCAAAATATAACCGTGCAGCGGATTCAACGCCGTACGCGCCGTTACCATACGGTATCCTGTTCAAATATTCTTCCAAAATCCTGGCTTTTGAATACCTGATTTCTATACATACCGCACGAACGGTTTCCACCACTTTTGCCGGTACCGTCCTGGGATAATGGTACATATTTCTTACCAGCTGTTGTGTAATTGTCGACCCGCCGGAGATAACCCGGTGAGCATATATATTCTGTTTTATCGCGCGTAGTACCGCAAGAATGTCGAGCCCGATATGCGAATAGAACCGTTTATCTTCCGTTACAATTACCGCGTCAATAAAATATCGCGGTAGTTCACTAAGTTTTATTGGGTATGCCGTACCGTATTCCGACGCGCATATTTCCCGCATAAGTATCATGTTTCTATCATATATGCGTTTAGACGTAAAACTGCTGTTCTCTATTCTGGAACACACGATATAACAACCGGTAATCAGTACCAGAATAGCAGTGCTTATCACATACTTTTTCATATATCGTTACCTGACAACAACATTTTTTTGTCCTGTCCTGCCAAAAACTTCCGGTGTATACATTTCTTCGACTTTCGCA
This window contains:
- a CDS encoding transglycosylase domain-containing protein, encoding MKKYVISTAILVLITGCYIVCSRIENSSFTSKRIYDRNMILMREICASEYGTAYPIKLSELPRYFIDAVIVTEDKRFYSHIGLDILAVLRAIKQNIYAHRVISGGSTITQQLVRNMYHYPRTVPAKVVETVRAVCIEIRYSKARILEEYLNRIPYGNGAYGVESAARLYFGKPAKDLSLAESAFLCAIPASNKLFNPYKKRNAVFTRQRYVLAQLYRTKKISETEYNIAGKEKLVLYLKEQKFIAPHFCNWVLEKYKNSVPDEIITTLDCDIQNKTEFIVKNHIARLKNANVNNAAVVVVENTTRDVIALVGSSDFFDELNSGQVNGALALRQPGSAIKPFVYGLAFEQGNTPADTISDIDSSIRINENSFFNPQNYDKKYHGPVRLRTALACSYNIATTNLAAMFGTEALLEVLHRARFDSLKNDAKFYGPGLCLGTGEVTLAELARAYCALAMGGRVKELRILKNEPSQEMGRVFKPETAYLLTDILSDNNAREPAFGEFSSLNLPFDCAVKTGTSKNFRDNWTVGYTPRYTVAVW